From a single Candidatus Neomarinimicrobiota bacterium genomic region:
- the fbaA gene encoding class II fructose-bisphosphate aldolase translates to MMTAVKPKLEPGVITGKKLMEVLEYARENHFAFPAVNVVGSNSINSALEAARQAKSILMIQFSNGGAHFNAGKFLSNENEKAAIAGAVAGAEHIHRMAKAYGVPVILHTDHAAKKLLPWIDGLLDANEAWYEKHGAPLFSSHMLDLSAEDLKENVEICKKYLKRMVKSDLLLEIELGVTGGEEDGVDNTGIDNSQLYTQPEHVSFAYEELKEISPMFTIAASFGNVHGVYKPGNVKLTPKILDNSQKYIEKKHNTKEKPVFFVFHGGSGSTQKEIREAISYGVIKMNIDTDTQWAFTKPIKDYMDEKDAYLQSQIGNPEGEDKPNKKYYDPRKWLHEGEKGFVKRLIQAFEDLNSLNAFEYFYE, encoded by the coding sequence ATGATGACAGCAGTCAAACCCAAACTTGAACCGGGAGTAATAACCGGCAAAAAATTGATGGAAGTCCTGGAATATGCCCGGGAGAATCATTTTGCTTTCCCGGCTGTGAATGTAGTGGGATCCAATTCTATTAATTCTGCCCTGGAAGCGGCGCGGCAGGCAAAATCCATTTTAATGATTCAGTTCTCAAATGGAGGAGCTCATTTCAATGCCGGCAAATTTTTAAGCAATGAAAACGAAAAAGCGGCGATAGCCGGAGCGGTTGCCGGAGCCGAGCATATTCACCGGATGGCGAAGGCCTATGGCGTACCGGTGATTCTACATACCGATCATGCCGCTAAAAAGCTTTTACCCTGGATTGACGGACTATTGGACGCTAATGAAGCCTGGTATGAAAAGCATGGTGCGCCTCTTTTCAGCTCTCACATGCTGGACCTTTCTGCCGAAGATTTGAAGGAAAATGTGGAGATATGTAAAAAATATTTGAAACGGATGGTAAAAAGTGATCTCCTGCTGGAAATTGAACTGGGAGTAACCGGTGGGGAAGAAGATGGCGTGGACAATACAGGCATTGATAATTCCCAGCTGTATACTCAGCCTGAACATGTCTCTTTCGCTTACGAAGAATTAAAAGAAATTAGTCCCATGTTTACCATCGCCGCTTCCTTTGGAAATGTACACGGTGTGTATAAACCCGGAAATGTCAAACTGACCCCGAAGATTTTGGATAATTCCCAGAAATACATCGAGAAAAAACACAATACGAAGGAAAAACCTGTTTTCTTTGTCTTTCACGGCGGATCAGGTTCCACGCAGAAAGAAATCCGTGAAGCGATTTCCTATGGTGTGATCAAGATGAATATCGATACAGACACCCAATGGGCATTTACCAAACCGATTAAAGACTATATGGATGAAAAGGATGCCTATTTACAGTCTCAAATCGGCAATCCCGAAGGTGAAGACAAACCGAATAAAAAATACTATGATCCCCGGAAATGGCTCCATGAAGGCGAAAAGGGATTTGTTAAACGCCTGATTCAGGCCTTTGAAGATCTCAATTCCCTCAATGCTTTTGAATATTTTTATGAATAA
- a CDS encoding ATP-binding cassette domain-containing protein, giving the protein MSDQTPVIELQDLKVKRGIQKLEIYSMKIYPGVCYHIFGPNGSGKSLLMDVLAHRQSVDTGNILYENKSLKKREYSQAFVRKQIAYFQQRPTGWICGTVLSYLEKTLKERKISAGIAYQQAMAKLEEFDLKEFAKVKRSQLSPGVFHKVELIRCLLQNGDLLILDEPYSIPDENFIKKFNSCLRNVIRNEKKAVVIASAQSLFRFRLVDIILNLNHGRIVRVEKTRKPPRTDNRNRNRHYQNNKH; this is encoded by the coding sequence ATGAGTGATCAAACACCTGTTATCGAGCTCCAGGATCTTAAGGTGAAGCGCGGTATTCAGAAACTTGAAATATATTCCATGAAAATCTATCCCGGTGTTTGTTACCATATTTTCGGTCCGAATGGATCGGGAAAATCATTGCTAATGGACGTTTTGGCACACAGGCAGTCTGTAGATACCGGGAATATCCTCTATGAAAATAAATCTCTGAAGAAACGGGAATATTCCCAGGCTTTCGTCCGAAAACAGATAGCCTATTTTCAACAAAGACCGACAGGATGGATTTGTGGGACAGTGCTTTCCTATCTGGAAAAGACACTGAAAGAACGGAAAATCTCTGCAGGAATCGCATATCAGCAGGCAATGGCTAAACTGGAAGAATTCGATTTGAAGGAATTCGCCAAAGTTAAACGAAGCCAATTGTCCCCCGGTGTTTTTCATAAGGTCGAACTGATTCGTTGCTTATTGCAGAACGGTGACCTTTTAATACTCGATGAACCTTATAGCATTCCTGATGAAAATTTTATTAAAAAATTTAACAGCTGTTTACGGAATGTCATCCGTAACGAAAAAAAGGCCGTCGTGATTGCATCAGCCCAAAGCCTGTTCCGATTCAGGCTTGTGGATATTATTCTGAATTTGAATCACGGGCGGATTGTGCGGGTTGAAAAGACCCGGAAACCCCCAAGGACAGATAACCGGAATCGAAACCGGCATTATCAAAACAATAAACATTAA
- the msrA gene encoding peptide-methionine (S)-S-oxide reductase MsrA — MKERATFGGGCFWGVEESFRTIPGVLETQVGFMGGKTADPSYKEVCTDKTGHAEVIHLIFDPERISYQELLKTFFNIHNPTQLNRQGPDVGTQYRSVIFYHSEDQKFLAESTIKALEKEGKYSRKIVTTVEPASTFYPAEAYHQKYLFKRGLGSCGI, encoded by the coding sequence ATGAAAGAGAGAGCGACATTTGGCGGAGGATGTTTTTGGGGAGTGGAAGAATCCTTCAGAACCATCCCCGGAGTTTTGGAAACACAGGTCGGCTTTATGGGCGGTAAGACAGCGGACCCAAGCTATAAAGAAGTCTGCACCGATAAAACAGGTCATGCCGAGGTTATCCATCTGATTTTTGACCCCGAAAGAATATCATACCAGGAACTTTTAAAGACTTTTTTTAATATTCATAATCCTACTCAGCTCAACAGACAGGGGCCCGATGTGGGGACTCAATACCGGTCCGTCATATTCTATCATTCCGAGGATCAGAAATTTCTGGCAGAATCGACGATTAAAGCTCTTGAAAAAGAGGGAAAATATAGCAGGAAGATTGTGACAACCGTTGAACCGGCGTCTACTTTTTATCCTGCAGAGGCATATCATCAGAAATATCTTTTTAAACGGGGATTGGGGAGCTGTGGGATATAA
- a CDS encoding diphosphate--fructose-6-phosphate 1-phosphotransferase, whose translation MEKISLLQRERAKYRPKLPGIFAGDGSARAVEGEKTESVADQEAVRKLFPYTYGLPLITLEKSGKSYSEPVHVGVILSGGQAPGGHNVISGLYDGLKALNSHNRLYGFLGGPGGLVDNKYRELTGDIIDAYRNTGGFDIIGSGRTKLEKEEQFDKGLENLKALGIKALVIIGGDDSNTNAGILAEYYRKIDAGVQVIGCPKTIDGDLKNEMIEVSFGFDTATKVYSELIGNISRDALSAKKYWHFIKLMGRSASHIALECGLKTRPNITLISEEVEAKGMTLGDIVDEIAGIIVKRAEKGKHFGIVLIPEGLIEFIPEMKALIGELNDVMAQKASELDGKDNPDEKRSLVKSFLSEKAGALYVSLPKDIADQLIMDRDPHGNVQVSRIETEKLLIDMVAEKLKVLKKKGIYKGKFSAQNHFFGYEGRCAAPSNFDADYAYALGYTASALIGAGKTGYMSSVRNLTAPASKWIAGGVPLTMMMNIERRHGEDKPVIRKALVDLEGKPFQTLAKQRDQWAVETCYVYPGPIQYFGPEDVTDQCSETLTLEHE comes from the coding sequence ATGGAAAAAATTTCATTATTGCAACGAGAGAGAGCGAAATATAGGCCCAAGCTGCCGGGTATCTTTGCCGGTGATGGGAGTGCCCGGGCGGTTGAAGGTGAAAAAACCGAATCTGTTGCCGATCAGGAAGCCGTTCGCAAGTTATTTCCCTATACCTACGGTTTGCCTTTGATTACGTTGGAAAAATCCGGGAAATCCTATTCGGAGCCCGTTCATGTAGGTGTTATTTTGTCCGGTGGCCAGGCCCCCGGCGGACATAATGTGATTTCGGGATTGTATGATGGACTCAAAGCTTTGAATTCCCATAACCGTTTATATGGTTTTCTTGGGGGACCGGGAGGTCTGGTGGACAACAAATACCGTGAGCTAACCGGTGACATAATAGATGCATACAGGAATACGGGTGGATTTGATATTATCGGCTCCGGACGGACAAAACTGGAAAAAGAGGAGCAATTTGACAAAGGGTTGGAAAACCTGAAGGCTCTGGGAATTAAAGCTCTGGTGATTATCGGAGGCGATGACTCCAATACCAATGCAGGCATTCTGGCAGAATACTACCGAAAGATTGATGCCGGTGTGCAGGTAATCGGATGTCCCAAAACCATTGACGGCGATTTGAAAAACGAGATGATTGAAGTATCCTTTGGCTTTGATACGGCCACGAAAGTTTACAGTGAGCTCATCGGAAATATTTCCCGGGACGCCCTTTCCGCAAAAAAATATTGGCATTTTATCAAATTGATGGGACGTTCTGCCTCCCATATTGCACTTGAATGCGGACTGAAAACCCGGCCCAACATCACACTCATATCGGAAGAAGTGGAAGCAAAGGGCATGACCCTCGGTGATATTGTTGATGAAATTGCCGGGATCATTGTCAAAAGGGCGGAAAAAGGCAAACATTTCGGTATTGTGCTTATACCTGAAGGGCTGATTGAATTTATTCCTGAAATGAAAGCCCTGATTGGCGAACTGAATGATGTGATGGCTCAAAAGGCATCAGAACTGGATGGCAAAGATAATCCCGATGAAAAGCGATCTCTGGTAAAATCCTTTTTATCAGAAAAGGCAGGAGCTTTATATGTTTCCCTGCCTAAGGACATTGCCGATCAGCTTATCATGGATCGTGACCCTCACGGCAATGTGCAGGTATCCCGAATCGAGACGGAAAAATTATTGATAGATATGGTAGCAGAAAAATTAAAAGTTTTGAAGAAAAAAGGGATTTACAAAGGGAAATTCTCGGCTCAGAATCATTTCTTTGGATATGAAGGCCGTTGTGCCGCACCCTCCAACTTTGATGCCGATTATGCTTATGCTTTAGGATATACGGCATCAGCTCTTATTGGTGCCGGTAAAACCGGCTATATGTCTTCAGTCCGAAATCTAACCGCCCCCGCATCAAAATGGATAGCCGGAGGTGTTCCCTTAACCATGATGATGAATATTGAACGGCGCCACGGGGAAGATAAACCGGTGATTCGGAAAGCACTGGTTGATCTGGAAGGAAAACCCTTTCAAACACTGGCAAAACAACGGGATCAATGGGCGGTGGAAACCTGTTATGTCTATCCGGGTCCCATACAGTATTTCGGTCCGGAAGATGTAACTGACCAGTGCTCAGAGACTCTTACTTTAGAACATGAATAG
- a CDS encoding 4Fe-4S binding protein, with the protein MILIDHDLCDLCGTCVGVCPVDCISMSDTTLNIDDDTCIQCNFCIQVCPMEALKEEKDD; encoded by the coding sequence ATGATACTCATTGATCATGATTTGTGTGATTTGTGCGGAACCTGCGTGGGTGTGTGTCCCGTCGACTGTATATCCATGTCCGACACGACCCTGAATATTGATGATGATACGTGTATTCAATGTAATTTTTGTATTCAGGTGTGTCCGATGGAAGCCCTGAAGGAGGAGAAGGATGATTAG
- a CDS encoding DUF1343 domain-containing protein has protein sequence MFFPKDIPAESPVSYGIDVLKKLEYEPLEWRRTAVFCNHGSLDRQGRHLLDILKPSDQIAIPLIYIFNAPQWKGLAIPEETIWMDSSIIRYQQYPYLRFNIRDILSCDAILFDMQLSGIVDDPALSILQVAASLAQQHDLELIVCDRPPLTRADTCQGPWHDGFELPYQYGLTSGEVAHYFGTYFFPGLRLSIIPLDIRNRVEIPYIETAYPVKVDSLLLHGEQGKYITGLSLLQATNLYIEADKDNLWFGSPSADPFFLKAKLADIHPAFGAISIRTVRNDTSAFQILSLNNVKLPEFYRITACLRLMIILYPDQVLLDTKALARKTGSHEYGDLLLNHAPLDHFNVYWEPEYRTFYERLNLINLYGSDEKRE, from the coding sequence TTGTTTTTTCCGAAAGATATCCCGGCGGAATCTCCCGTTTCATACGGCATTGATGTTTTAAAAAAGCTGGAATATGAACCCCTTGAATGGCGTCGGACAGCCGTCTTCTGCAATCACGGCAGTCTGGACAGACAGGGCAGGCATTTACTGGATATCCTGAAACCGTCGGATCAGATTGCTATTCCCCTTATTTACATTTTCAATGCACCGCAATGGAAGGGATTGGCTATCCCTGAGGAAACTATCTGGATGGACAGCTCGATCATCCGATACCAACAATACCCTTATCTTCGGTTCAATATCCGGGATATCCTTTCCTGCGACGCCATTTTGTTTGACATGCAACTCAGTGGTATCGTTGACGATCCGGCCCTTTCCATTTTGCAGGTCGCTGCTTCCCTGGCACAACAACACGATTTGGAGCTCATTGTCTGTGACCGTCCGCCTCTCACCCGCGCAGATACCTGCCAGGGTCCATGGCATGACGGATTTGAACTTCCCTATCAGTACGGACTCACAAGCGGTGAAGTGGCACACTATTTCGGAACCTATTTCTTTCCGGGACTTCGTCTGAGTATTATCCCCCTGGATATCCGGAACCGTGTTGAAATACCATACATTGAAACCGCTTATCCGGTCAAAGTCGATTCCCTGCTTCTTCATGGAGAACAGGGAAAATATATCACGGGATTGAGTCTTTTACAGGCCACGAATTTATATATCGAGGCTGATAAAGATAACTTGTGGTTCGGATCTCCCTCGGCAGATCCTTTTTTTCTCAAGGCAAAATTAGCCGATATCCACCCGGCTTTTGGAGCCATCAGCATCCGGACCGTCCGGAATGATACAAGCGCCTTTCAAATTCTGAGTCTTAACAATGTGAAACTCCCCGAATTTTATAGAATAACAGCCTGCCTGCGTCTGATGATCATTTTGTATCCGGATCAGGTTCTCCTGGATACAAAGGCACTTGCCCGGAAAACCGGGAGTCATGAATATGGCGATTTGTTGCTCAATCATGCACCTTTAGATCACTTTAATGTGTACTGGGAACCGGAATACAGGACATTTTACGAACGCCTGAATCTTATAAATCTGTATGGATCAGATGAAAAAAGAGAATAA
- a CDS encoding LPP20 family lipoprotein, whose translation MRKIYVTTLIILTTLMLVSCAGSKGTSGSKGKPIWVDNPAAAYPEKDYLAARGAGDTRQAAEDNASGNLARIFKSEISVDQTTRERYSAFTKLGGSMDETLQTDMDQIVKVLAGETLFNVKFSETYTDEMGRVHVLAYLDRKETADIYRDKINANYEKIEFLLKDAESASNPVDRYALLNAAHAISTINQAMLEQLNFIHPASHSMLTAQYDAINHNSISKKRAEAAKALTFSVNISGDDGRVASMTSETISRMGFPLVSNNAVVRIVGTISYEDVDLQRENMEFVGWNLNLKVTGPDGSVFVELDAKGREGGMSKEAAKRIALREIEKNVGKKLEKQLTEYFDNRLK comes from the coding sequence ATGAGAAAAATATATGTCACAACGTTGATAATTCTGACAACCCTGATGTTAGTATCCTGTGCCGGAAGCAAGGGAACCAGCGGTTCAAAAGGCAAACCTATCTGGGTGGATAATCCGGCTGCCGCTTATCCTGAGAAGGATTATCTGGCAGCCCGCGGTGCAGGGGACACCCGTCAGGCAGCCGAGGATAACGCCTCGGGGAATCTGGCCAGAATATTCAAATCTGAAATCTCCGTGGATCAGACAACCCGGGAACGCTACTCTGCTTTCACGAAACTGGGCGGCAGCATGGACGAAACACTACAAACCGACATGGACCAGATTGTTAAGGTCCTTGCCGGTGAAACCCTCTTCAATGTAAAGTTCAGTGAAACCTATACTGATGAGATGGGACGAGTTCATGTCCTGGCTTATCTGGACCGAAAGGAAACAGCAGATATATACCGGGATAAAATAAACGCTAATTATGAGAAAATTGAATTCCTCCTAAAGGATGCCGAATCCGCTTCCAATCCGGTAGACCGTTATGCCCTTTTAAATGCCGCCCATGCCATAAGCACCATTAATCAGGCCATGCTGGAACAGTTGAATTTTATCCATCCCGCCTCCCACTCTATGCTCACGGCACAATATGATGCCATCAATCACAACAGCATCAGCAAAAAACGGGCGGAAGCGGCCAAAGCATTGACATTTTCCGTCAATATCAGCGGCGACGACGGGCGGGTTGCATCCATGACATCCGAAACCATCAGCCGGATGGGATTCCCCCTTGTGAGTAACAATGCCGTAGTCCGGATCGTCGGGACCATCAGCTATGAAGATGTGGACCTGCAACGGGAAAACATGGAATTTGTAGGTTGGAACCTGAATCTGAAAGTGACGGGACCCGACGGCAGCGTTTTTGTAGAACTGGATGCCAAAGGGCGTGAAGGCGGTATGAGTAAAGAAGCAGCCAAACGGATCGCCCTGCGTGAAATCGAAAAAAATGTCGGAAAAAAACTGGAAAAACAACTAACGGAATACTTTGACAACCGACTGAAGTAA
- a CDS encoding protein-L-isoaspartate(D-aspartate) O-methyltransferase encodes MMKKIPVNKYSQYGKFTKRQKMTNTLRYYGIRDSRILAAFLAMPRHRFVPPDQEDRAYADTPLHIGYGQTISQPYVIAFMLEAMELKPHDNVLEVGSGCGYVTALLSMLVKKVTGIELEKALVTRSRLILKDLEIKNVRIVHGDGYRGFEPNAPYDGILVSAAPDDVPEHLFQQLKEGGSLIIPVGKYSQMLKKIKKKEGQRIETNLLDVRFVPLRKPSIY; translated from the coding sequence ATGATGAAAAAAATACCTGTCAATAAATATTCACAATACGGCAAATTTACTAAGCGTCAGAAGATGACGAATACGCTTCGTTATTACGGGATTCGGGATTCCCGGATTCTTGCTGCTTTTCTTGCGATGCCCCGACATCGCTTTGTTCCCCCTGATCAGGAAGACCGGGCCTATGCCGATACTCCTCTGCATATTGGTTACGGACAAACCATTTCACAACCTTATGTTATTGCCTTTATGCTTGAAGCCATGGAGCTGAAACCTCATGATAATGTCCTTGAGGTGGGGTCGGGATGCGGTTATGTTACCGCTTTACTTTCCATGCTGGTAAAAAAAGTGACGGGCATCGAGCTGGAAAAAGCATTGGTAACACGAAGCCGTTTAATCCTGAAAGATCTGGAAATAAAAAATGTGAGAATTGTCCATGGGGACGGATACCGGGGATTTGAACCCAATGCACCATATGACGGCATTCTGGTCTCTGCAGCACCGGATGATGTCCCGGAGCACCTCTTTCAACAACTGAAAGAAGGTGGATCACTCATCATTCCCGTTGGCAAATATTCCCAAATGTTGAAAAAAATCAAAAAAAAAGAAGGACAAAGAATCGAAACGAACCTGTTGGATGTCCGTTTTGTCCCCCTGAGGAAACCCTCAATATATTGA
- a CDS encoding sodium-dependent transporter: MAEKREHWGSHIGFILAAAGSAIGLGNIWKFPYVAGKNGGAAFILIYLVSVFFIGISLVIAEILIGRKSQLNPVGAYRKLSKGHRGWTLVGYMGVLTGFIILSYYNVVAGWSVGYFIEGLRGSVLSFTTSEEAADFFYRQIMNPAWIIGYQALFSLLVLAVVYFGVAGGIEKISRILMPVFLGILLVLVGWGISLEGSREGLSFLLKPNWESVNGRTVLEALGQAFFSLSLGMGALLTYGSYLNKEDSVLSSSIMIVFLDTLIALLAGIAIFTSVFAMGFSPDVGPGLVFCVLPAVFSKMPGGNAFGLLFFLLLTIAALTSAISLLEVITSYFVDEKKWTRHRVVLGAGLIVFLVGIPSALSFGPMSHVTLFKRSFFDFLDFLSSNILLPLGGLLMALFVGWVVKKTPMIEEFRKGANGWVDTHIFHPVKRVRHKTALLTIGNVWFFVVKYLAPVVILLVFLYSIGIL, from the coding sequence ATGGCAGAAAAGCGAGAACACTGGGGAAGTCATATTGGTTTTATCCTGGCAGCTGCCGGAAGTGCCATCGGCCTGGGGAATATCTGGAAATTTCCCTATGTGGCCGGGAAAAACGGCGGGGCGGCCTTCATTCTGATTTACCTGGTCAGTGTCTTTTTTATCGGCATTTCCCTGGTAATTGCAGAAATTTTGATTGGACGTAAATCCCAGTTGAACCCCGTCGGGGCTTACCGGAAACTCTCAAAAGGACACCGGGGATGGACCCTGGTTGGATACATGGGTGTTTTAACCGGTTTTATCATTTTATCCTATTACAACGTCGTGGCCGGATGGTCTGTCGGGTATTTTATCGAAGGCCTCCGGGGGAGTGTCCTTTCATTTACTACATCAGAAGAAGCAGCAGACTTTTTCTACCGTCAAATTATGAATCCCGCATGGATTATTGGTTACCAGGCTTTATTTTCCCTTTTGGTGCTGGCAGTTGTGTATTTTGGCGTGGCCGGCGGTATTGAAAAAATTTCCAGAATTCTCATGCCTGTCTTTTTAGGAATCTTATTGGTTTTGGTAGGATGGGGAATTTCTCTGGAAGGATCCCGGGAAGGACTGTCATTTTTGTTGAAACCAAACTGGGAAAGTGTTAACGGCAGGACCGTTTTGGAAGCATTGGGACAGGCTTTTTTTTCACTGAGTCTGGGCATGGGAGCTTTGCTCACATACGGGAGCTACCTGAACAAAGAAGACAGCGTTTTAAGCAGCTCCATCATGATTGTCTTTTTGGATACGTTGATCGCCCTTCTGGCCGGTATAGCTATTTTTACTTCTGTCTTTGCCATGGGATTTAGCCCCGATGTCGGTCCCGGACTTGTTTTTTGTGTTTTACCGGCAGTTTTCAGTAAAATGCCGGGAGGCAATGCCTTTGGTCTCCTTTTCTTTCTGCTCCTCACTATTGCGGCCCTCACATCGGCCATATCCCTCCTGGAAGTCATTACATCCTACTTTGTGGATGAAAAGAAATGGACACGTCACAGAGTTGTGCTGGGAGCAGGACTGATTGTTTTCCTGGTAGGAATTCCGTCTGCCCTCTCTTTCGGCCCAATGAGCCACGTCACCCTCTTTAAACGTTCTTTCTTTGATTTTCTGGATTTTCTCTCATCCAATATCCTTTTGCCCCTGGGGGGATTGCTCATGGCCCTTTTTGTAGGTTGGGTTGTAAAAAAAACACCCATGATAGAGGAATTTCGCAAAGGTGCCAACGGATGGGTGGATACCCACATCTTTCACCCTGTAAAACGGGTCAGACACAAAACAGCCCTTCTGACTATCGGAAATGTATGGTTCTTTGTTGTGAAATATCTGGCGCCTGTCGTGATTCTGCTCGTTTTCCTCTATTCAATCGGAATCCTGTGA
- a CDS encoding polysaccharide deacetylase family protein, with amino-acid sequence MMHDERHTFLKKVPVLLYHYVSPHGFNTVSPRLFEKHILCLKQAGYTGITFRQILNGDSLPEKSVVITFDDGYDEVFYHALPVLEKYGFRAVVFMLSGYIGKRNSWDLSLESSKIRHLNREELVELSHRGWEIAAHALSHRVLTGMKTDKARYEIEKSGRILEDLLHKPTYGFAYPFGRYNETIKTFVRESGYRYACSTLKRHQLPATDYELVRIPVYRTDGIRSIGKKLAYPEIPYGEYCKLKAISSFSRLTPLYQKMRERWGDVERE; translated from the coding sequence ATGATGCATGACGAGAGACATACATTTCTGAAAAAAGTCCCGGTGCTCCTCTATCATTATGTGAGTCCCCATGGGTTTAATACCGTTTCTCCACGTCTTTTTGAAAAACATATTCTGTGTTTGAAACAGGCCGGTTATACAGGAATTACCTTTCGGCAGATTCTGAATGGAGATTCGCTGCCTGAAAAATCGGTGGTCATTACCTTTGATGACGGGTATGACGAGGTTTTTTATCATGCCCTGCCGGTTTTGGAGAAATACGGGTTCAGGGCCGTTGTGTTTATGTTATCGGGATATATTGGCAAAAGAAACAGCTGGGACCTTTCACTTGAATCCTCAAAGATTCGTCATTTAAACCGTGAAGAATTAGTGGAATTATCCCACCGGGGGTGGGAAATTGCTGCCCACGCCCTGAGCCATCGCGTTCTAACTGGAATGAAAACGGATAAAGCCCGGTATGAAATTGAAAAATCCGGCCGGATTCTTGAGGATCTTTTACATAAACCGACATACGGTTTTGCCTACCCTTTCGGGCGCTATAATGAAACCATTAAGACATTTGTCAGAGAAAGCGGTTATCGCTATGCATGTAGTACTTTGAAACGGCATCAGCTGCCGGCAACCGACTATGAACTGGTACGAATTCCCGTCTACCGTACCGACGGTATTCGTTCCATCGGGAAAAAGCTGGCCTACCCGGAAATTCCCTATGGTGAATATTGTAAACTGAAAGCCATCAGCAGTTTTTCCCGTTTAACACCCCTCTATCAGAAGATGAGGGAGAGATGGGGTGATGTTGAGAGGGAATGA
- a CDS encoding penicillin-binding protein activator LpoB yields MEQSNAVKNFFFLFLILVFVAGCGSSMSVQRTAADTQTDLSGYWNDTDSRLVAEEMIRDMISRPWLSNFTSENGQAPKVIVGRIRLRDASEHIKTNAFIKDIERELINSGKVQFVASAEQREEIRSERMDQQQYASEETAKRVAQEQAADYMLQGYITMFVDQAGGEQAKFYQVDLELIDVESNQKVWIGTKKIKKLINQKKVGW; encoded by the coding sequence ATGGAGCAATCAAATGCTGTGAAGAATTTTTTCTTTCTGTTTCTGATACTGGTTTTCGTAGCCGGTTGCGGAAGTTCCATGAGTGTACAGAGAACGGCGGCTGATACCCAGACGGATTTGAGCGGTTACTGGAATGATACGGATTCCCGGCTTGTGGCAGAGGAAATGATCCGGGATATGATCAGTCGTCCCTGGTTGTCAAATTTTACATCTGAAAACGGTCAGGCTCCCAAGGTGATTGTAGGACGTATCCGTCTCAGGGATGCCAGTGAACACATTAAGACCAATGCTTTTATTAAGGATATTGAACGTGAACTGATCAACAGCGGGAAAGTCCAGTTTGTAGCAAGTGCAGAACAGCGGGAAGAAATCCGGAGTGAACGGATGGACCAGCAGCAGTATGCTTCCGAAGAAACGGCCAAGCGTGTTGCACAGGAACAGGCTGCCGACTATATGCTTCAGGGCTATATCACGATGTTTGTGGATCAGGCCGGCGGTGAACAGGCTAAATTCTATCAGGTTGATTTGGAACTCATCGATGTGGAATCCAACCAGAAAGTCTGGATCGGCACCAAAAAAATCAAAAAACTCATCAACCAAAAAAAAGTAGGATGGTAA